Part of the Methanomicrobia archaeon genome is shown below.
AAACGTTGTATTTAAATAAGCTTCTTTTCCACTCCAGTTTTGTGGGAAAAGAGAGGGGGGGGCATTTTATGGGTATCGAAAAGCTCCAGAAAGCTTATAGGAAGGGGGAACTAAACAAATACGAAACCTTTACCTAGCTTCCGTGCTTAGGTATAGCCAGATGCCAGACGCGAAGCTACTCTATGATGCGCCCGTGCGGATCAGTGGATCGTTTTTCAGCCGCCGCGCCCTCATCACGATCCTGTACATCATGCTCATCGCAGCGGCGGAGCTCGTTACGGCGTATGCCGCCGAGCACGGTGCCGTTTATGCGAAGTATGGCATCGCCTTCCATGCGGTCATCCTCTTCGCCCTGCTCGTTCATTCTGCACGCAGTATAAAAGTGGATCCCGCGACCTCACAGTTGTTGCTGGCGCTCATACTCGCACCGCTGATACGAATCCTCAGCCTTTCGATGCCCGTTGCGGAGTTCAGCTATCTCGCCTGGTTCTTCATCATCAGTATCCCGGTTTACCTCACGATCTTCGCGTGCCTGTACCTGCAGCGCATAAAGCCGCGGGACATTGGGCTTGCTTTGCCGGAAAAGAAGCATCTACCACTTGAACTCGCTATTATCGTGATCGCGGTCCCGGTGGGCATCATCGAGTATCTCATCTTGAAACCCGGGCTGCTGGTGGAGCCGCGTCTTCCCGCGTTGGTGGTGCCGGTGCTCATTATGGTGGTGTGCACGGGCTTTCTGGAGGAATTAGCCTTTCGCGGGTTGATGCAGTACCATGCCGTGCGTACCCTCGGCTTTGCGGGCATCGTGCTCATCTCCGCGCTCTTCGGCCTGCTGCATATCGGCAACCTCACGATACTTGACGTCCTGCTCGCCGGCAGCATCGGCTTCATCTTTGCACTGGTGGTGCGGAAGACCGGGTCAGTCTATGGCGTGAGTATATCACACGGTATTATCAATTCGACCCTGTTCCTGTTCGCACCGGCGTTTTTATGAGTAGAGTAAGTGCTCGTATCCGCGTTGGTAGCGGTTAGCTCGATCGAGTGCGCTGCGCGTGATCATCGATCGGCCATTGCGCATCAGGTGCGTGACGATCTTCTGGGCAATCGTGCTCGCAGTTCGGGATAGAAGATAACGGCCAGCGGAGCGAGAAAGAGCAGAACGAGCATGAGCCTCCTGGCGTTAGAGCCTTTGGCGAGCGACCAGAAGAGGCTTTGCTCCGGGCGCTGCACTTCGAACATACAGGGGATGATCTCGGCCATGAACTCCCGGGAGACCGTGAGGATCCCGTCATAGGAGCTGCCGGTGGGTGCAAGTGCCTCGACACGGACCATCGTGATGGTATCAGAGCTCAGAGGTGGCTCCTTTACGTAAAAGTAGAGCACGACCCGGCGTTCCGTGACCCTGCCCGTATCGGCCGCTTGCTTCGTGACCACGAGCTTCTTCACCGGCAGGATCGTCTCGTTACGCCTTGCCGCGGGTGCAGAAAACCACGGGTCTTCTACCCAGCTCGCATTGGATATCGTTACGATCTCATTGCTCGCGCTCTCGATCGTATAGCCCAGCGCGGGATAGCAGACAATGGGCGGGTGAAAGCTTGACCGATTATAGGACTGCATGATGAGCAGGAAGATGGGCTGATACAGCTGCGGGTGCGAGTACGCGCGCATGAGCATCACATCGGCACCCAGCTGCTCCATCAGTCGTGCGGTATCATAATCATAGCCCGACCACTCGCCGATCTGCCTGGGAAATGCCTGCAGATGCGCGGTATTGCCCAGATCCAGCTTCGTCCGCACCGGCAGTTCATAACTCGAGGCATACGAGAGCTCCGTACCGATCATCGTGACCCGTTTAGCGAGGATCGTGGAGGGTGTGGAGCAGAGCATGATAATGACGAACGCGAGCATCAGGAGCCCGATGATCTTCGCATAGTCCTCGAAGAAGTCTCCAGCGGTTGCGGGTTCTTTTCCGGTTACCATAGCTTGGCGG
Proteins encoded:
- a CDS encoding CPBP family intramembrane metalloprotease, whose protein sequence is MPDAKLLYDAPVRISGSFFSRRALITILYIMLIAAAELVTAYAAEHGAVYAKYGIAFHAVILFALLVHSARSIKVDPATSQLLLALILAPLIRILSLSMPVAEFSYLAWFFIISIPVYLTIFACLYLQRIKPRDIGLALPEKKHLPLELAIIVIAVPVGIIEYLILKPGLLVEPRLPALVVPVLIMVVCTGFLEELAFRGLMQYHAVRTLGFAGIVLISALFGLLHIGNLTILDVLLAGSIGFIFALVVRKTGSVYGVSISHGIINSTLFLFAPAFL
- a CDS encoding exosortase-associated EpsI family protein; the encoded protein is MVTGKEPATAGDFFEDYAKIIGLLMLAFVIIMLCSTPSTILAKRVTMIGTELSYASSYELPVRTKLDLGNTAHLQAFPRQIGEWSGYDYDTARLMEQLGADVMLMRAYSHPQLYQPIFLLIMQSYNRSSFHPPIVCYPALGYTIESASNEIVTISNASWVEDPWFSAPAARRNETILPVKKLVVTKQAADTGRVTERRVVLYFYVKEPPLSSDTITMVRVEALAPTGSSYDGILTVSREFMAEIIPCMFEVQRPEQSLFWSLAKGSNARRLMLVLLFLAPLAVIFYPELRARLPRRSSRT